DNA sequence from the Melospiza melodia melodia isolate bMelMel2 chromosome 22, bMelMel2.pri, whole genome shotgun sequence genome:
AattcccagtgctccaggaggagccagccctgagcagccccacagAACTCCGGGATGCTCAGAGCAATAAAGAcccgaggcagcagcagctgacgTCTCCCAAATTGTCTGGTTCTGATGGCAGCAGATGTGTGCCCTTGGACTCTGTAAACCCTTTTCTGCAGGTTCAGAGTAGCACAAAAAAACCTGTCAAAAACCCCATCCAAACCCCAGAGAGGGAGGGGTCGGGTGATGAGAGCAGCTCTCTGGACAGTGATGAGGACCTGGATAGTGCCATCAAGGACCTGTTACAGTCTAAAAGGAAGTTAAAGAAGAAATCCAAGGACCAGAAAGCTCAGTGCAAGAAGAAAGTCAGATTCAGTGAGACAGAAACTCAGCTGCTGGATGAGTTCAGTGGCCTCCAACAAAACGAGTGGAAATGTAAAAATCCCTCACTGCTAAAAAGCTGCCTCTCAAAACCTAGGAAAGCTGTGAGGGAGAATGCAGTCAGGAACCCTCCAGACAACATCAAACTTCCCAATGACAAGCCAGAAACCATGAAAAACTTGGAATCTAACTTACAGCTTAAAAAAGGCAATAAACCTAAACCAGTTTCAAACCAGCGGGGGGCTAAAAATAGGAAATGTGCTTTCCCAGCTGTGTCAGATGCCAGTGACAGCAGCTCAGTGGACAGTGATGACAGCattgagcaggaaatcaggaGGTTTTTGGCAGAAAAGGCTAGAGACTCTGCAAGCAATTCAGAGATGCAAAAAGGTGATGCAAGTCTGGACCTACTTAGAGCGACCAAACAAACTGGTAATAAAGGAAAAGCAAAGCAGCAGCCGGTGGAAAACGAGATTGACCTGGTGCTGGGTCAGAGTAGAAAGACTGAGGCAGCTCAGCAAACTGAGGAGGTGAAGAACTCTCAGAGAACAGAAGGGAAAAGTGCAATGTTAGCTGGCAGTGGAAAatgtgcttcctctgcagagaaTGTTCCTACTACTGGTCAGTCAAAAGCTAAGCAAGGACTGGGGGGGGTCAGAGGTGGTGCTGCTGAGGAGTTACCTGGGAGTGCAACAGGTAAAAGGAATGTCCATAACACAGAGCCCCCAAAACCCAGCAGAAATGAAGGGTGTAAAGTGAGAAAAGTCATGAATGCAAAGCCCAGATCTAAGAGGAAGAATACCTTCCAACTAAAAATCTCAAGTAAATTTATTGCAGGTCTGAAATATGCCCGGGACAGGAAGAAATCGATGCTTTtgaacaaaaagcagaaagcagagtgTTTGCTCAGCCAGAGCAGTGCCCTGGGAATGGAGACAGCTTCCCAGGACACAGATGTACTTAACCCCTTGCCAAAAGGGGAAATTACACCAGCAATAAAAGAACCCAGTTCTTCTCAGAAACTCATTGTGGGAGGGGCGAGTCCCCATGTAGCAGAAAGCTGTGCAGGAGCTGGGTGTGTCCAGGAGGCAGCTGAGGGTTGCAGGAAGGCTGATGCTCCAGGGGATCAGTCCCAGTGCAGCCTTCCCTCACAGGAATGGAGTGTGGCCGCAGGAAAAGCTGATAAGGTTGGCAGAGGAGCCTCCAGAGCTGAGAACACCCAGATGTGGATCAAGGAAGGAGATATCCACCAAGGCAGCTGGGCTGACCCCACTGCAGATCCCCCACACCCTGAGTGcagtgtgggaaaagcagatAAAGCCAGCAGAGAGCCAGCTCAGCACAGTGCTCGGGTGGACAGTAAGGGAGGGAATAACCAGCTGGACAAGAGGCCAGATCCAAGTTTAGCTTGCCCAAGGCATGAATTCCacgtgacagcagcagcagtgcatgaTAGTGGAGGAGCACGTGCAGATAACAGTGTGCAGATGTGCATTAAGGAAGAAAAAGCTGACAGGCAGGGAGAAATTCAGGTATCCAGCTccaaaatggaaggaaaaatacCTATCCTGCAGAACAGGGAAGCTGCTAGTGAAGTACACCAAGGACAGGAATTTTTAACCAAAACCTGTGCAAAATTTACTGACCTACCTGCAGGGGATTGCCCAGGTTCCCTCTTGGCAAAAAAGGTTTCAAATAtgtaagtactttttttttttttttacactagcAGTCTTTTTATAAAATAACTGTGATTGTAATTACCTTGATAAAGCTtgagagaggaaaggagaggCAGTGGGAGATGCTGATACCTGTATATCATAAACACACTAATGTGAAAATAATTCTATTTAACAGGGATATCACGGATAGGCATTCGTAGCTTTTGTAGAATTTTGTAAATTATTTAAAGTGCTctgaggaaatatttttttataatgaTTTTTAGGGCTTGCATTCCTACAGGATGCTGTAGCTACTGTAGATAAGATATTGGCTAATCACACTTTAAATTATGAGGCCTCTAATTGTCTCTCAAAGGGAAACCTGTTTGCGCACAGAATTTATTTGGGAGCCTGTTCAGAGATCCTAGGGAAGCACAGCCTTGGATAGCAATGCAGATGTGACACTGGCCACATCCCAGCTGCCTCGGGACAATCCTGTGGGGTGGGATTTGCTGGAGCTCAGTTTTCCCACCCTGAGGACTGTGGGATGAGGTCCCTGAGCAGAACCGGGGGTGTGGAGATCCAGCCTGGAAGACACAAATGCAAATTCAGGTAAATCAAGTGGATGGCTCTGTCTGCACCTCCTGTGCAAAGAGATCTCAGCAGCTGCTCAAAGTCCTTTTACACACCCAGAACCTCCTGCTAGCAATGATTCCAAGCACAATTGCAGTCCAAGTCAAGTGAAGGAGTGTGTCTGTTCAGACAACATGATTTCCCTGGATTTCCCTGGATTTCTGTACTGTCGGGCCTGCAGGGCTCAAACAATTCCTGTTATTCTCTACTCTCTCCTTTTGATGCCCTGCAGTTACCCAGAGATGGCTTTTGGTTTCCTGAATGAACTTTCTGGAACTGAGTGCCCTTAACTTTCCTTTTTCAGAAGTGGTTTTTAAAATGTTACATTTCTGTGAACTTTTCACTGACAATTTTGGTGCAATAAAGCAAAGCTGGGTTTGCTGTAGGAAGTCACAACACAAACGGATTTTTTCAGCCACGGATATTTTCAGCACTGTTCTTTCTTCAGGCTCTTTCTCTGCCTCCGTTTCCAGCAGCCAGAATAAAGCAATTTTTCACTACTATCTTTTTATTTGTACTGACTTTCAACGGGATTGAAGTAGCACATTcacatcacacacacaaaaaagtgcCCCCACACTGGTTTCGCTGCAAATTCAAAAGGTGTAAATTGGAGCTGTTggctctttcattttcatttttgtgTTGTGAAGTCCTTGGAAGAGTTTGTTCTCACATCTTGTCCCTGTGAATTGATCTGATATTCTCTTTGTCTGCTCTTCTGCAGAACTTCTCAGCCAAACCACCACTTGGCATCACTTTGTTTCTCAGTCACTTGAGGAGTCTTCCTCCAGGCTGGCCTTAAACTTGCAAAACGGAGCAAAAGCAGCCAGGACTGGATCCAGAGCCCCGTGGTGTCCCTGGTGTGATGCAGAATGTGGGCAAAATACGGTGTAGCATAGAGTAGTGACTGTGGCATGTAGAGAAATAAACATCTTGGTGTGTTCATGCTGTTGTGCAGCTGCGTTTGAAACATGTTCCTAGTGCTCACTTGGCATTTCTGACTGTCCAGCCACCTTTCTGTAGCCCTGGGGTTGGTTGGCCGGGTTGTTTAAAGGTCAGTGTGTTAATTCATCTCCATTTTGTGGTAGGATACCTTGGAAAAGTGTTTTTTCCTTAGCTCAGTGCCTGCACTCCCTCTCCACAGGTTTATCTTTTGCTCTGCCTTGATTCCGTTGCAGGATTTGAGCCTTTTGTTTGGAATAGGTCAATAGGCTGGTATTTTAAACTAGAAGTTTTCCAAGTACCTTGCTTTAAAAGGATTAAACTGTATACTTAATTTTCCTAGAGATGTTGGAAGCACTCTGTACTGTTTGTATAAAAAGCTGAATGTTTCTTCTCAAAAGTTTTCAGTAAATCCACATTAAGACTTCAAAGGTGTCTCGTGCCCCTGTTGCTGTGTCTGTGTCCTCAGTACCACTCGTGACCTGATCCACTCCCAGTTAAAATGCAATTCCAGTTACCTTGTGCTTTAAATAAAACCTGATTTCAAACAgcacttttttattttaattgatgAACTTGATTTGTATATAGGAACTGGTGTACATTGCTGAGTTTCTAATGTTTAATAAATGGGGTTCTGCCCATGGACCGTGCATCTGGAGTGTTCCTATGGTTTGTGTCATCATCTTGAGTGAGTAATAATTTCTATGTTCCCTCTTCTTCCCTCCTCACTGAGGATGTCATGAATTCTTTGTGACAAAACTGAAGGAGGAGAATTTATAAAGTACAAAGGGTTGGCTTTTGGGAGGTGAGAATGGTGCTTGTGGTAGCAGAACCCCaagagatttttttcctggtgtttgATCAAGAAGTGGAATCTTTGCTTGTGTAATTGGGTGTGTGTCAAGGAGCATCTCTGGAATTgaacagccaggctgcagtggcaGTGTCCTCATCCTGGCCCAGTTCTCATCACTTGTGCAGAAAAGAGAAGTCTGGTAGTTTGCAGCAATAGGAAATCCCTCTTACACATCACTAAAGGCTGAGCAATAAAAAAGATTCTCTTGAGTGGCAATAAATCCCACACGTGGTACCAAGGCTGCAGCACGAGTCTCTCAAGGCTGAATCTTCATACCAGCAGTTCCAAAAGCAATTTTATTTCCTGTTCATGGTGCCCATGAgagccccagggagggcacagagtgggcacagcctgcacagccctgctcctccagtgccagctctggggaGTGTCCAGAAACtctttttcccatttctcccacCCTCCTGAGACACCAATTAATTATAATTACTGCAGTAGATACAGGGAGCCATAAACCCAGCTCTTCTAAAGCTTATTAAGTTACCTTTTTTTTAATGAGTGCTGgctcatatttttaaaaaatgcacaaTGGTCATTTTTCTTTCCAGTCAGAGCCCAAAACTTGTTAATTTAGATATTAATGCTTAAACCACTTGGTGTTTTTGATTATGGCTCAGGTGAGTTACAGATCCTGGCTGCAGTACCACAGCTGGCAGGTAAATCTGAACAGGGGTTTATTGCTTCATTTTTTACCCCAGTGACTGGTTTTGGGTGCTTTGGGAACAATCTTCAAGGATCCTCAAGGGACAGCAAGGACTCCCTTAATTTTTTTATTGCCAGTTCTTTGCTGCTGTTTTAGGAACACGTGTTTTGACATGTAGCTGCTCTTTATACAAGGCAAGAACATCCCTGCCTCCATTTCTTTTATTAATGTAGCTTTTCAATTTTTCATCCCTTCAGTTGGTGATAGTTCAGCCTCACTTAATTTCATCTGCAAATGTGAAAATCTTCCTTTCAAAAGACAGAGTAGAAAGAGATTGTCTGAGGTAGTCCCTGTGTGGTAAAATGAGTCATTTTTTTGGAGGGTATTTTGAATTTGTACaggtatttctttttttaaaagtgcATTTGGTCTAACCTCTGAACACTTAGATACACTGCACGCCACTCTTCAAAGGATCTGGTTTCAAGaataaaattaaatcaaaatTGAGGCAAGAAAGAAGAGGTGGGTGTTTTCAGATGGAGTGGGAAAATATGTGACAGAATCCACTCTGTTAATATTTTTATGAGGCAGCCTTATCCCTAAATTATGCCACCTGCAGAAAAATCAGTGGATAAAAATACATGTAACATTGTCACAACTATTTCTATTGATGCAGCACTTTGTTATTTTCTCATTTCAGGTGAAGAAAGGGAAGTTCTAAAGAAGCTCCAGGTATTGTCTAGAGTCTGATACAAGGATCACAGCAAATGGATGAGGGTTGCTTATTTATTTTCAGATGTTAAATCTTTGAAATGTTAACTTTTCAGGCCCATTTCTGCTCAGTTTAATTACCTGTTCCAATTTATTATTTTTGGTGTGTTTGCAGCTGGAGGATCTACC
Encoded proteins:
- the PPP1R26 gene encoding protein phosphatase 1 regulatory subunit 26 isoform X1; its protein translation is MFLMDAPPLVALQTKWESFGPARNCRYPVCFPESDSNVTRTSVSAKVQMIINNLQSQEPALGMNNECGCVVQKKQKGEKGSSARVTSSTTLLQKHPQYTQCGRPEDSDGSEVEGNVEFETLLLDSDSDDSVDRGIEEAIQEYLKTKSKSAQSLPRNAERSGNVGRDKRFKREFSQNKVASNLLPVKFNAEMLSEEYLSDHLGIGKRIQPASPQSISSDDSFEQSIQAEIVQFLNEKKQQEISKCVTEEDKKDSRVRSVLKCNKEATNRANCGAIKQGCNALLLRHHPKLQKSSAQSKCLQSKIQAEPSDFSQVNQAYLEMGTASQPWLVEEDEGSAAHYWEPREALIQESMHISDSSSDDGIEEAIQLYQLEKIRKEAGHAANCVPLQREPFDPKGMADISASLTISSTKSASPEIHKNPTSNKRKEVNSKSTGLESTSNDFNKLFKPLKKARHFALPENKITACELTLQASCRADTSAELMCAEAILDISKTIMPSQMGSDNKSLTADSFFSPQLLSSSRCESDSSLVDSDDSIEQEIRAFLALKAQSENLGTKPPSLSRSMQMPLPSDPNSLTGSLEPALPKTLKLSLSRKRRLKREGRTAKQGGSKVPEQLETGLVQPGHHSKFPVLQEEPALSSPTELRDAQSNKDPRQQQLTSPKLSGSDGSRCVPLDSVNPFLQVQSSTKKPVKNPIQTPEREGSGDESSSLDSDEDLDSAIKDLLQSKRKLKKKSKDQKAQCKKKVRFSETETQLLDEFSGLQQNEWKCKNPSLLKSCLSKPRKAVRENAVRNPPDNIKLPNDKPETMKNLESNLQLKKGNKPKPVSNQRGAKNRKCAFPAVSDASDSSSVDSDDSIEQEIRRFLAEKARDSASNSEMQKGDASLDLLRATKQTGNKGKAKQQPVENEIDLVLGQSRKTEAAQQTEEVKNSQRTEGKSAMLAGSGKCASSAENVPTTGQSKAKQGLGGVRGGAAEELPGSATGKRNVHNTEPPKPSRNEGCKVRKVMNAKPRSKRKNTFQLKISSKFIAGLKYARDRKKSMLLNKKQKAECLLSQSSALGMETASQDTDVLNPLPKGEITPAIKEPSSSQKLIVGGASPHVAESCAGAGCVQEAAEGCRKADAPGDQSQCSLPSQEWSVAAGKADKVGRGASRAENTQMWIKEGDIHQGSWADPTADPPHPECSVGKADKASREPAQHSARVDSKGGNNQLDKRPDPSLACPRHEFHVTAAAVHDSGGARADNSVQMCIKEEKADRQGEIQVSSSKMEGKIPILQNREAASEVHQGQEFLTKTCAKFTDLPAGDCPGSLLAKKVSNITSQPNHHLASLCFSVT
- the PPP1R26 gene encoding protein phosphatase 1 regulatory subunit 26 isoform X2, with protein sequence MFLMDAPPLVALQTKWESFGPARNCRYPVCFPESDSNVTRTSVSAKVQMIINNLQSQEPALGMNNECGCVVQKKQKGEKGSSARVTSSTTLLQKHPQYTQCGRPEDSDGSEVEGNVEFETLLLDSDSDDSVDRGIEEAIQEYLKTKSKSAQSLPRNAERSGNVGRDKRFKREFSQNKVASNLLPVKFNAEMLSEEYLSDHLGIGKRIQPASPQSISSDDSFEQSIQAEIVQFLNEKKQQEISKCVTEEDKKDSRVRSVLKCNKEATNRANCGAIKQGCNALLLRHHPKLQKSSAQSKCLQSKIQAEPSDFSQVNQAYLEMGTASQPWLVEEDEGSAAHYWEPREALIQESMHISDSSSDDGIEEAIQLYQLEKIRKEAGHAANCVPLQREPFDPKGMADISASLTISSTKSASPEIHKNPTSNKRKEVNSKSTGLESTSNDFNKLFKPLKKARHFALPENKITACELTLQASCRADTSAELMCAEAILDISKTIMPSQMGSDNKSLTADSFFSPQLLSSSRCESDSSLVDSDDSIEQEIRAFLALKAQSENLGTKPPSLSRSMQMPLPSDPNSLTGSLEPALPKTLKLSLSRKRRLKREGRTAKQGGSKVPEQLETGLVQPGHHSKFPVLQEEPALSSPTELRDAQSNKDPRQQQLTSPKLSGSDGSRCVPLDSVNPFLQVQSSTKKPVKNPIQTPEREGSGDESSSLDSDEDLDSAIKDLLQSKRKLKKKSKDQKAQCKKKVRFSETETQLLDEFSGLQQNEWKCKNPSLLKSCLSKPRKAVRENAVRNPPDNIKLPNDKPETMKNLESNLQLKKGNKPKPVSNQRGAKNRKCAFPAVSDASDSSSVDSDDSIEQEIRRFLAEKARDSASNSEMQKGDASLDLLRATKQTGNKGKAKQQPVENEIDLVLGQSRKTEAAQQTEEVKNSQRTEGKSAMLAGSGKCASSAENVPTTGQSKAKQGLGGVRGGAAEELPGSATGKRNVHNTEPPKPSRNEGCKVRKVMNAKPRSKRKNTFQLKISSKFIAGLKYARDRKKSMLLNKKQKAECLLSQSSALGMETASQDTDVLNPLPKGEITPAIKEPSSSQKLIVGGASPHVAESCAGAGCVQEAAEGCRKADAPGDQSQCSLPSQEWSVAAGKADKVGRGASRAENTQMWIKEGDIHQGSWADPTADPPHPECSVGKADKASREPAQHSARVDSKGGNNQLDKRPDPSLACPRHEFHVTAAAVHDSGGARADNSVQMCIKEEKADRQGEIQVSSSKMEGKIPILQNREAASEVHQGQEFLTKTCAKFTDLPAGDCPGSLLAKKVSNM